The following proteins are co-located in the Castanea sativa cultivar Marrone di Chiusa Pesio chromosome 8, ASM4071231v1 genome:
- the LOC142606089 gene encoding uncharacterized protein LOC142606089 — protein sequence MTNRSLLKIIITRLEGAWPKELSNILWAYRTTIRVPTGETPFRLTFGIETIILVEIGLTNIRVKAYEEQRNHQEHNNNLDLIDEVRDEASKWMEKYRKAMARYYNKKVKVRRCNVSDLVLKKISQETKDLSQGKLGQAWEGPYQVIRHSREGSYYLKTLDN from the coding sequence ATGACGAACAGAAGTCTACTCAAAATTATCAtaactcggcttgagggggcatgGCCAAAAGAGCTATCTAACATtctatgggcatacaggacgaCCATAAGAGTGCCaacgggagaaacaccattcagGCTGACATTTGGAATAGAAACCATCATACTAGTGGAAATAGGATTGACGAACATCCGGGTCAAAGCATACGAAGAGCAAAGGAATCACCAAGAACACAACAAtaatttggatttgattgatgaaGTGAGAGACGAAGCTTCAAAGTGGATGGAAAAGTACAGGAAAGCAATGGCCAGATACTACAATAAGAAGGTGAAGGTGAGAAGATGTAACGTCAGTGATCTCGTCCTTAAGAAAATCTCACAGGAAACAAAGGACCTATCGCAAGGGAAGTTAGGTCAGGCATGGGAAGGACCCTACCAAGTCATTCGCCACTCCAGAGAAGGATCATACTACTTGAAGACCTTGGACAACTAA